A region from the Acyrthosiphon pisum isolate AL4f chromosome A1, pea_aphid_22Mar2018_4r6ur, whole genome shotgun sequence genome encodes:
- the LOC100162518 gene encoding extracellular sulfatase Sulf-1, with amino-acid sequence MGTAGSCGRGLSPLCRCLWWLTVFSWCAAQALGQDAFMQRDNAVLPRRRVHKFRKAQQHHQHVEDAGNSERRRPNIVLILTDDQDAELGSLNYMEKTQKLLRDEGAEFQHAYSTTPMCCPSRSSLLTGLYTHNHEVFTNNDNCSGPVWQSVHESRTFATYLTNEAGYHTGYFGKYLNKYNGSYVPPGWRQWGGLIMNSKYYNYSVNLNGKKIKHGDDYHKDYYPNLVTNDSINFLQHAKQHHPHRPFMLVMSFPSPHGPEDSAPEYSDMFFNVTSHHTPTYDYAPNPDKQWILQATGQMLPIHKKFTNLLMTKRLQTLQSVDDAVSRVYGELKQLGELENTYIIYTSDHGYHLGQFGLVKGKSFPFEFDVRVPMLVRGPGIEPGTKVNEIFLNIDLAPTFLDIAGVNPPAHMDGRSAFKLFHKHKKGNKKFVAHWPDTFLIESSGRREHNKHKKMSTILSPSINNDFSVEDDLGVIAGNKARELFELCQRSDHQTPCKPGQKWHCVRDGFRWRKHKCNLKNRNRLLNGLKKCTCFSADGNLYTKLEMDKNKKYNSKNLKVANYKDRFRRDIMSSLSNNMSSIKNVLNKQIDDLRSMAVVNDSALASCTVTPNGDVKCTNIVYNNPKVWKFSQHRVQKQISSLQKKLEKLREIQKHLETKRPIIDDKDEEDDDTEDDLNEDDSENLPTDYSQTQWNLGMVPVHNYSMSPGSLLVDGVEPHTLRHHGHKSQNTNTSADTCYCVPFMFSENDPALNKEVKKLLKADRQKKKGRKFRKKNSKLNKECMLEKMNCFNHDNDHWRTAPLWTEGPFCFCMNANNNTYSCLRTINGTHNFLYCEFVTGLVTFYNMKIDPFQQRNRAYTLEPKEKDWLRDSLSEMVRCKGSAQCAISPVKRRKKLDSFNTLSSNDEAITSKKLLTEQPKDLDIAVRYR; translated from the exons gaTCTTTGAACTATATGGAGAAAACACAAAAACTGCTTAGAGACGAAGGTGCCGAGTTTCAGCACGCCTACAGCACTACCCCTATGTGCTGCCCGTCCAGAAGCTCATTGCTTACCGGTTTATACACACACAACCACGAAGTGTTCACGAACAATGACAATTGCAGTGGTCCAGTATGGCAGAGTGTTCACGAGTCAAGGACGTTTGCCACTTATTTAACCAATGAGGCAGGATATCATACAG gatattttggaaaatatttgaacaaatataatGGAAGCTACGTACCTCCAGGCTGGCGTCAATGGGGAGGTCTTATTATGAATtccaaatattacaattattcggTGAACTTAAAtggcaaaaaaattaaacatggcGATGACTACCATAAA GATTACTATCCAAATTTGGTCACCAACGACTCAATAAACTTTCTTCAACACGCGAAACAGCACCACCCTCATCGACCATTTATGCTTGTGATGAGTTTCCCGTCACCTCACGGGCCCGAAGATTCTGCACCTGAATACTCTGACATGTTTTTTAACGTCACTTCACACCA cACTCCTACATATGACTATGCTCCTAATCCAGACAAACAGTGGATTTTACAAGCGACTGGACAAATGTTgccaattcataaaaaatttacaaatctaTTAATGACAAAACGGTTGCAAACATTGCAAAGTGTAGATGATGCTGTATCTAGA GTTTATGGAGAACTGAAGCAATTAGGCGAATTGgagaatacatatattatttatacttctgACCACGGATATCACTTAGGTCAATTCGGCTTAGTTAAAGGTAAATCTTTTCCATTTGAGTTTGATGTACGTGTTCCAATGTTAGTACGAGGACCCGGTATTGAACCTGGAACAAA agtaaatgaaatatttcttaACATAGACTTGGCACCTACATTTTTGGACATTGCCGGTGTTAATCCTCCAGCTCATATGGATGGCCGTTCTGCATTCAAACTGTTCCATAAACATAAAAAGGGTAATAAAAAGTTTGTCGCACATTGGCCTGATACGTTTTTAATTGAAAGCAGTGGCCGAAGAGAACATAATAAACACAAGAAAATGTCTACCATCTTATCACCATCAATTAACAATG attttagtGTTGAAGATGATTTGGGAGTTATTGCTGGTAACAAAGCTAGAGAACTATTTGAATTATGTCAGAGATCAGATCACCAGACTCCTTGCAAACCTGGACAAAAGTGGCATTGTGTTCGTGATGGATTTAG gtGGCGAAAACATAAGTGTAATCTAAAAAACCGAAATCGACTTCTAAATGgacttaaaaaatgtacttgCTTTTCTGCTGATGGAAATTTATACACAAAGCTTGAAAtggacaaaaacaaaaaatataattctaa aaatctGAAAGTAGCCAATTATAAAGACCGTTTTCGCAGGGACATTATGTCATCTCTTAGTAATAACATGTCTTCGATTAAGAATGTATTGAACAAACAAATTGATGACTTACGGTCAATGGCAGTGGTTAATGACTCTGCTCTGGCTAGCTGTACAGTTACTCCTAATGGTGATGTGAAGTgtacaaatattgtatacaacaaTCCAAAAGTTTGGAAATTCAGTCAGCATCgtgtacaaaaacaaatttcaagtttgcaaaaaaaattagagAAACTTAGAGAAATACAAAAACACCTTGAAACAAAGCGACCAATTATTGATGACAAAGATGAAGAAGATGACGACACAGAAGATGACCTAAATGAAGACGATTCTGAAAACTTGCCAACAGATTACTCTCAAACACAGTGGAACCTTGg GATGGTACCTGTACACAATTATAGCATGAGTCCTGGTAGCTTACTTGTAGATGGAGTTGAACCTCATACTCTCAGACATCACGGACATAAatcacaaaatacaaatacttctGCAGACACGTGTTATTGTGTGCCTTTCAT GTTTAGTGAGAATGATCCTGCACTAAATAAGGAGGTAAAAAAGTTGCTGAAAGCTGATAGGCAAAAGAAAAAAGGACGAAAATTTCGTAAGAAAAACTCTAAACTAAACAAGGAGTGTATGTTAGAAAAAATGAACTGTTTTAATCATGATAATGATCATTGGCGAACAGCACCATTATGGACAG AGGGACCATTTTGTTTCTGCATGAATGCGAATAACAACACATATTCGTGTCTTCGTACGATCAACGGCACACACAATTTCCTATACTGCGAATTCGTCACCGGGCTAGTGACGTTTTACAACATGAAGATCGATCCATTCCAACAGCGGAATCGAGCTTACACCTTGGAACCCAAAGAAAAGGACTGGCTCCGAGATTCGCTTTCAGAAATGGTCCGCTGTAAGGGTTCTGCTCAATGTGCGATCAGCCCGGTGAAACGTAGAAAAAAACTGGACAGTTTTAATACGCTGTCGTccaatg ACGAAGCAATAACGAGTAAAAAGTTGCTGACGGAACAACCAAAAGATTTGGATATTGCAGTGCGATACCGATAG
- the LOC100160497 gene encoding trypsin-1-like encodes MIVVTLFGLAILHTAATKCIAGDSMSKSNSKIKSGENFYFVHDPYDWNDYFRDYFTNFQQFTEEFMSSNEIYIQQTIQVTNNVDKLHDFLNYSVPCGVQGTSEWSRSDGNSRIVGGVDSIPGEFPWQISLQIVTGKTARHVCGGSVINENWVLTAAHCVVGLSKNVLSVVAGKNDLYTVENYEQRVNVAGIHLNGFDKRWFSRDIALLRLLPALVFDGSHVSPICIPRPQTQFENALAVVTGWGRLSENGEFAHVLQKVRLPLIAVDDCLNLYNHAGYGNYVSQCVVCGAGTPEYVADSCQGDSGGPLTCLADDNRFYLCGIVSWGLGCAHPTYPGVYTAVSCYSDWIRDTVASYHEQPSYPYKHNI; translated from the exons ATGATCGTTGTCACTCTGTTTGGTTTAGCAATACTGCACACGGCTGCAACAAAATGCATTgccg GAGATAGTATGTcgaaatcaaattcaaaaataaaatctggAGAAAATTTCTACTTCGTCCATGATCCGTACGATTGGAATGATTATTTCCGTgattatttcactaattttcAACAATTCACCGAAGAATTCATGAGCTCGAATGAAATCTATATCCAGCAAACTATACAGGTTACGAACAACGTCGACAAATTACACGA tttTCTGAACTACTCTGTGCCTTGTGGTGTGCAGGGCACGAGTGAATGGTCGAGGTCCGATGGCAATAGTCGAATAGTCGGCGGTGTGGATTCGATACCAG GCGAGTTCCCGTGGCAGATATCGTTGCAAATCGTCACCGGTAAGACGGCCAGACATGTGTGTGGCGGATCCGTAATCAACGAAAACTGGGTGTTGACAGCAGCGCATTGTGTGGTCGGCCTGTCGAAAAACGTTCTGTCCGTGGTGGCCGGGAAAAACGACCTTTACACGGTCGAGA ATTACGAGCAGAGAGTTAATGTTGCGGGCATACATTTAAACGGGTTCGACAAGAGATGGTTTTCCAGAGACATCGCGTTGCTCAGGTTGTTACCGGCGTTGGTGTTCGACGGCAGTCACGTGTCTCCGATTTGTATTCCAAGACCGCAGACCCAATTCGAAAATG CTTTGGCGGTGGTCACGGGATGGGGACGGTTGTCCGAGAACGGAGAATTCGCGCACGTCCTGCAGAAAGTGCGATTGCCACTGATCGCGGTGGACGATTGTCTGAACTTGTACAACCACGCCGGTTACGGAAATTACGTCAGTCAGTGTGTGGTCTGCGGAGCGGGAACGCCAGAATACGTGGCGGATTCTTGTCAA gGCGATTCCGGCGGCCCGTTGACTTGTCTGGCTGACGACAACCGTTTCTACCTGTGTGGTATCGTCAGCTGGGGACTAGGCTGTGCCCATCCGACCTATCCTGGAGTCTACACCGCGGTGTCTTGTTACTCGGATTGGATAAGAGACACGGTCGCCAGCTATCATGAACAACCCAGCTACCCATATAAGCATAACATTTAG
- the LOC100163911 gene encoding uncharacterized protein LOC100163911, with protein MFNTLRFLSRLSSTTVPIGLRSSVLSRHSVRNISYQCRQPILANKFQCVNTGRRYKRTKKENDRDSDDELDLEMDDNSQLVKFRTSTMRMDTVLKHALGKSRNKIEVAFYESRIRVNGEKVPKKSHTIEVGDEVDLIKGPSPNNPDFLLVSRVEVLSAKLDGDELDVKLKKYKSLLINNYENKWKSQS; from the exons ATGTTCAATACTCTAAGGTTTTTGTCCCGACTTTCGTCGACCACCGTTCCCATTGGATTGCGGTCATCAGTTTTGAGCAGACATTCGGTTCGGAATATCTCCTACCAATGTCGACAGCCGATTCTGGCAAACAAATTTCAGTGCGTCAATACGGGCAGACGTTACAAACGTACAAAGAAAGAA aacgATCGAGATTCTGACGATGAATTAGATTTAGAAATGGACGATAACAGTCAACTGGTTAAATTCAGGACCAGTACGATGAGAATGGATACTGTCCTAAAGCATGCACTAGGAAAGTCTAGAAA taaaattgaaGTAGCTTTTTATGAAAGTCGAATTCGAGTGAATGGAGAAAAAGTTCCGAAGAAAAGCCACACAATAGAAGTGGGCGATGAGGTGGATCTGATCAAAGGTCCTAGTCCAAATAATCCAGATTTTCTTTTAGTATCAAGAGTAGAAGTATTGTCTGCCAAATTAGATGGAGATGAATtagatgtaaaattaaaaaagtataagaGCCTTCTGATTAAcaattatgaaaacaaatgGAAAtcacaatcataa
- the LOC100167233 gene encoding WD repeat-containing protein 44: MSNTSSSDTDEFFDAEDFAVRDQNEQSKQTVKTEKELLEEKKKNMTFKISSAPKSVSEHNGRHKFNEIRQHMQIDEDEMQAVSPTESQTSSADGVFLAPSHRPSHPFRVIEPDGASVQSILSLGKVGRLLGSVPTDHFIGKESALRPSENNKLSEPADTPVSVEDKPIVPPEPFTAFHEPDVILSTKSSNNGTVSIDTNRPIAPPRRRKLKQVNITIENDGAKIEDNSNKLNIEKDETSVNCLTSPVSTIESLTRELEHSLDLHSATKGQYIVNHHVREKPVLNMIKEAIEEVKEKSKTMASHSNTYPMAGPSGIASNRSCNRVASRERRRSAGDEQELRDQQLNMFLKTHTDSGKKLTDIEILEQITVLNLDTGERVPLSIAEDKLPQCINPLSLHIMRLTSEYVSTPNLDSHSFRTNSIKKLKESDEESIGSKSNDTVATGRDDPVDESAIRRRTARIKRFLGTTVKKTVNKARTIAHEVSHVRHKEDVMDIVDLVERPQPATDVPNAPQVNETFKLRASNSHKGPYEFDSVQHVQEFCHEHTGPVWCMKFSMCGRLLATAGQDRVLRVWVLRDAYKDFHEMRKKYDADKVSPTPSTESLVSQLSVDDQSFSADPDDRGPFMSRPFCTYTGHRSDLLDIAWSKNYFVLSSSMDKTVRLWHISRRECLCCFQHIDFVTAICFHPRDDRYFLSGSLDGKLRLWNIPDKKVAVWNEVEGQTKLITAANFCQNGKFAVVGSYDGRCIFYTTDQLRYHTQIHVRSTRGRNSTGRKISGIEPMPGEDKVLVTSNDSRIRLYDLRDLNLSCKYKGYVNISSQIKASFSHDGKYIVCGSENQCIYVWKTHHDYSKFTSVRRDRNDYWEGIKAHNAVVTCAIFAPNPEVVFRQMKTDENSGQDGYVFVSADFNGCIRVFVNRMKPKHSSLPASAMA; encoded by the exons atgtccaataCTAGTAGTAGTGATACAGATGAGTTTTTTGATGCTGAAGATTTTGCAGTTCGTGATCAaaa TGAACAATCCAAACAAACGGTCAAAACAGAAAAAGAACttttggaagaaaaaaaaaaaaatatgacattcAAAATATCAAGTGCTCCCAAAtcg GTTTCAGAGCACAATGGTCGCCATAAATTCAATGAAATTCGGCAGCACATGCAAATCGATGAAGACGAAATGCAAGCAGTATCTCCAACTGAAAGTCAAACCTCATCAGCTGATGGAGTATTCTTAGCACCTTCACATAGACCTAGTCATCCTTTTAGAGTTATTGAGCCTGATGGAGCATCTGTGCAAAGTATATTATCCTTGGGCAAAGTTGGTCGATTATTGGGGAGCGTTCCTACAGATCATTTCATag GAAAAGAATCTGCTCTGCGGCCAtcagaaaacaataaattatctgaACCAGCAGACACACCTGTTTCTGTTGAAGATAAACCTATTGTACCTCCTGAACCTTTCACAGCTTTCCATGAGCCTGATGTAATTTTAAGCACAAAATCTTCAAATAATGGTACTGTTAGTATAGATACTAATAGACCTATTGCCCCTCCAAGACGACGAAAACTCAAACAAGTAAACATTACAATTGAAAACGATGGTGCTAAAATAGAAGATAATtcaaat aaattgaatattgaaaaaGATGAAACTAGTGTCAATTGTTTAACGAGTCCAGTGAGTACTATAGAATCACTGACAAGAGAATTAGAGCATTCGTTAGATCTTCATTCTGCTACCAAAGGTCAATATATTGTAAATCATCAT gtTAGAGAAAAACCAGTTCTTAATATGATTAAAGAAGCAATTGAAGAAGTGAaagaaaaatctaaaacaatggCTTCGCATAGTAATACCTACCCAATGGCTGGTCCAAGTGGTATAGCTTCTAATCGATCTTGTAATCGTGTTGCTTCACGGGAACGTCGAAGATCAGCTGGCGATGAACAGGAGTTAAGAGATCAGCagctaaatatgtttttaaaaactcatACGGATTCCGGGAAAAAATTAACTGATATA gaAATATTGGAACAAATAACTGTGTTAAATTTGGATACCGGGGAAAGAGTTCCACTAAGTATAGCTGAAGATAAATTACCACAATGCATTAACCCATTATCTCTACATATAATGCGCTTGACATCAGAATATGTAAGCACTCCCAATTTAGATTCCCATTCATTTAGAACAAATTCTATTAAGAAACTTAAAGAATCTGATGAAGAAAGCATTGGCAGTAAATCTAATGATACAGTAGCTACTGGACGAGATGACCCTGTTGATGAATCTGCTATACGTCGTCGCACAGCAAGAATCAAACGATTTTTGGGTACAACTGtcaaaaaaactgtaaataaagCTAGAACTATCGCACACGAAGTATCACATGTAAGGCACAAAGAAGACGTTATGGATATTGTAGATTTAGTAGAAAGGCCACAACCTGCAACTGACGTTCCTAATGCTCCTCAAGTTAATGAAACATTCAAATTGAGAGCATCAAATAGCCATAAAGGACCCTATGAATTTGATTCTGTTCAGCATGTTCAA gaattctGTCATGAACATACTGGTCCTGTATGGTGTATGAAATTTTCTATGTGTGGTAGACTATTGGCTACTGCTGGACAAGACCGTGTACTTCGAGTTTGGGTTTTGCGAGATGCTTATAAAGATTTTCATGAAATGCGAAAAAAATATGATGCTGATAAAGTTTCACCAACCCCGTCAACAGAGTCTTTAGTTTCTCAACTCTCAGTAGATGATCAATCATTTTCAGCTGATCCAGACGATCGTGGGCCGTTTATGTCACGTCCATTTTGTACTTACACCGGACATCGTTCTGATTTGCTGGATATAGCTTGGTCAAAAAATTACTTTGTCCTGTCATCATCAATGGATAAAACTGTTAGGCTATGGCATATAAGCAGAAGAGAATGTTTATGTTGTTTTCAACATATTGATTTTGTAACAGCTATATGTTTTCATCCGCGCGATGATCGTTATTTTTTGAGTGGGTCGCTGGATGGAAAACTTCGTCTTTGGAATATTCCTGATAAGAAAGTAGCTGTTTGGAATGAAGTTGAAGGGCAGACTAAGCTCATAACCGCCGCAAATTTTTGTCAGAATGGTAAATTTGCTGTTGTAGGTTCATATGATGGTCGGTGTATATTTTACACAACAGATCAATTACGTTATCATACCCAAATACACGTACGTTCTACAAGAGGCCGAAATTCAACGGGGCGTAAAATTAGTGGTATTGAACCAATGCCTGGTGAAGATAAAGTGTTGGTAACTTCAAATGACAGTCGCATTAGATTATATGATCTCAGAGACTTAAATCTGTCTTGCAAGTATAAGGGCTATGTTAATATAAGTAGTCAAATTAAAGCTAGCTTCAGTCACGATGGCAAATACATTGTATGTGGGTCAGAAAACCAGTGCATATATGTTTGGAAAACCCATCATGACTATTCAAAATTCACATCAGTTAGACGAGATCGTAACGATTACTGGGAAGGAATCAAAGCTCATAATGCTGTTGTGACATGTGCAATTTTTGCCCCTAATCCAGAAGTGGTGTTTAGACAAATGAAAACAGATGAAAACAGTGGCCAAGATGGATATGTTTTTGTAAGCGCAGATTTTAATGGTTGTATACGTGTATTTGTCAATCGAATGAAACCTAAACATAGTTCGTTACCAGCCAGTGCTATGGCATAA
- the LOC100161850 gene encoding uncharacterized protein LOC100161850, which yields MASSSRGIQIGSAWFQRKINLRPQHRGVHLVTEEILKQIPEISQFSVGLCHIQILHTSASLAINESWDPNVRDDMEMMLNKIVPEGLPYRHSCEGPDDMPAHVKACFLGSSITVPITEGKLNLGTWQGIWLCEHRNQAGSRKLVITLNGSPNSSASDCNRSPMSPSSPMASLSS from the exons ATGGCATCATCGAGTCGAGGAATCCAAATTGGCTCTGCGTGGTTTCAACGCAAAATTAATCTAAGGCCACAACACAGGGGCGTACATTTAGTAACTGAAGAAATTCTTAAACAAATACCAGAAATATCTCAATTCTCTGTTGGTTTATGTCACATACAAA ttttgcatACATCAGCTAGCCTTGCCATTAATGAAAGTTGGGATCCAAACGTTCG agATGATATGGAGATGATGTTGAATAAAATTGTCCCAGAA ggtTTACCTTATCGACACTCGTGTGAAGGACCAGATGAcatg ccaGCCCACGTAAAAGCATGTTTTCTTGGTTCATCAATAACAGTACCCATTACTGAAGGAAAATTGAATCTTGGCACATGGCAAGGTATTTGGCTGTGTGAGCATCGAAATCAAGCTGGTAGTCGAAAGCTAGTGATTACATTAAATGGATCACCAAATTCATCTGCAAGTGATTGTAACCGATCACCAATGTCTCCGTCCTCGCCTATGGCTTCATTGAGCAGTTAG